The genome window ttgcagctttattggactttttatttgaaattttgcatacaattctcgtcactccattacaggaaggatatggaggctttaaaAATGTGCAGATGAGGTGTCCCAGAATGTTGAACGGATCAGGGGATATTAACTATAAGGAgcatttggacagacttggattgttttctctggaatgccagaggcttTGGGAGTCCAAATATAattatataaatttatgagaggcatatacaGGAAAGACAGTCAGTACCTTTTTCtcgggatggaaaaatcaaatactaaagagcataggtttaatgtgcgaGGGGCAAGATTTGAAGAAGATGTGTTGGCCAATTATTTTTATattgagggtgatgagagattgaAATGTACTGCGAGggttggttgaagcagatatgatagaggcatttaagagagagaggcATATGAGAAAAGCGTCTCTAGCATGTCTGATCTGCTGACTATTTCTGAAGCATTGGAGGTTATCTGCGACCGATTTTCATGTGTTTTCTTCTCTTACAGCAAAACAGTGAGGGATTTAAAGGAGAAGCTCGATCAGCTTCAGTGTCACTTCACGTGGGGCCCACAGAAGGAGACCATTGACCTGGATGATATGATGTACAGATTACAAGATTCTATAGATCTGAATTTGAAGTATAAGGCCAGGTCCTGCAACCAATTTGCTTTTGTAAACTCCCTGCAGGGCAACTATGAAGAAGCTCTTGAAAATTTAAAGGAAgctgaaaagattctgagggagaaCCACAAAGATGCATTTGAAAGAAGAAGCATCATCACCTATGGAAACTACGCCTGGGTGCATTACCACATGGGACAACTGACCGAGGCCCAGTCCTACCTCGACAAGCTGGAGATGATCTGTAAACCGCTCACTGATGGCCCTCGCTACACAGCAATGATACCtgaagtgtatggggagaagggatggtcaTTGTTGAGATCGGCAGCTCAATACTATGAGGAGGCTatggaatgttttgagaaagctCTGGAGGAAGATCCCAATAACACGGAATGGATCATGGGCTACGCAACTGCTCTGTATCGTATGGAACAAATTCCTGGAACTCCAGAGAAATGCACAAGGAGTCAGTGCGTGAAGCATCTGAGACGTGTGCTGGAGCTTGATCCAGATGAATCTTTGGCCATGGTGATGTTGGCCCTAAAACTGCAAGAGATCAAGCAAAAGGAGGAAGCAAATGAATTAGTTGAACGAGCCGTACAGAATAGCCCTGATGTTCCAAAAGTGCTTCGCAATGCAGCAAAATTTTACAGACTAGAACAAGCTGTGGAAAAGGCAATTGAGATGCTGAAAAAAGCATTAGGAATCACTCCACACAGCAGTGTTCTACACGACCAAATAGGTATGTGCTATAGAGTGCAACTGCTTGAACTGTTGAAAAATAGATTGAGCTCTGATCCACAATATCCTGAATTTCAACAGAAAAAGGTTTTGATCGATCATTGCAAGCATCACTTTGGAAAGGCATTTGAACACCGTCCAAGGACAGCTATTAAATCACAACTAGATTATGCGGACATCTGTCTAAGAAATGGAGAGAATTCCAAAGCAGGGGAGGTCtacagcaaactgctggagttagAGGGTATTCGTCCAGATAATATGCAGAGAATATGTTTTCAGGCTGGCTTATTTCAACTGCAGAAGAGAAGGGCTGATTCAAATGCTGTCAAATTATTCCAGAAAGGACTGAAGATTAAAAATAACTCTAAAGAGTGGAAAATGTGTTATGTAAATTTGGACAAGTGGGCAGACAGGACACTTTGCAGGGATCCACATGACAGCAAGGCACTTGGTGTCAAAGGGTTACTGCATCAGATGGATGGGGACAAGTCTAAAGCTATTGAATACTTTGAAAAGGCCTTGGAATTCGATCCCAGCAATGAAGAATATCTCAGTGCTCTTTGTAAATTACGCCTTTCGTTTGAAGAGCATCATGAACATTAATAGATGCAACAATTTCACCTAAAGCAAGAAAAGCATGAGTAGGGTGTTTGTTTCACTAATTATATtctgttctcaccttctccaAATTGGAACTGTTACTCATGAATGTGCAATTTTTTAAGATAACCTTGTGTTAATATTATCCAACCTATGTGGATCTTTCAAGAATAGTGACACTTTTGCtacatagagggagagagagagagagagagagagagagagagagagagagagagagagagagagagaaagagcatggcacacagcacactgactaaTCCAAAGTGCTTGCTTGTGACACTATAAAACAATGGAGACTTTTACCTCTGTCCAAGGTTCAATGAGCAACATAACACATGTTGTGTTCTGATGTTCAACTTGGACATTGTCACCTTCAAATCATGCAATATTCATATTACATTCATCTTCAGTAACATGACCGTTATCGCTACAATTGAAACTAGGTTGTAACATGCTAACTTAGTGCATGACATAGTTAAATCATGAGATCTAGATAGCGTGAACAGTTACAGAATGAGAAGCCTGTGGAAGCCATTTCAATAGATAGAATTATTGAAAGAGAACTCCGCAACAAAGTTCTTTATCTTGAAGATAGATTTCAAGGCAACACCAAATGTAACATGGTTGTAGTGGTGTATAGGGCTGAGTCTGAATACGGCCCATGGTTAAATATGCTTTAATCAGTACCGAAGATTCAAATGTTCAACAAAAGATTACTTTGTATGTCACTCGATGCCAGTAAACACACTGCAAACTTAAATATTTATAACTGATTCAATCTGTTATTAACTTATCAGGTGcaattctgttctctgttgccaaaggacaaatggcaatcgtaaaacaataaaataaggtcAACAGGGTAACAGGACGTTTGCTTACCTGTAATTGGGTGGAATTGGGCTGCGTTTACTCTGCTGTGTCTTTCAGAGGTGCATGATGTATATTTGTTTGGAAGAAGGAAAAGTCCTGAAGTGCCTTCTGCAATAAACAAACATCAAAGTAAAATTCTGTACATAAGTCGATGAATCTTTTGTTCGTTGAGCAAtcatgtaaattgctcccagtgatcactgtatttggcgctCTTAAATAAAGTCGATTGTCTTTCCCGATCTTTGTGTTGTATTTTAATACAAAAGAAATAGAAAGGATGGTGTCTGAATGTGCTCTACGCCAGAAATAAAGGAACACACAATCGAAAGAAGAAATGATACCCAATTAGACTCCACCAATGCCATGGCACACCTTGCATATAGATTTGTTCAACTGCATCCAAGAATGGTACTTGATTGTAGCCTGCTACTACTCAAAGATTCCATTCATCAGAAACATGAAAGACCTGAGTGCGTCAACAATGTCTACAGCtgtacatgattctcacagtgctatccggcttctctaGGTGTtgaagagctctgttccgcaggtagatgatggcgtcctccaccccgacgcgagtctggtaggcgaactgcagtggactacgggtgctgtctgtacggagtttgtatgttctccctgtgacctgcgtgtgttctctcttagctcttcggtttcctcccacattccaaagacgtacaggtttgtaggttaattggcttggtgaatgtaaaattgtccctagaggatgtagaatagtgttaacgtgcgttgttcgctgttcggcacggacccggtgggctgaagggcctgtttccgcactgtatctctaaactaaagaagtaaAGCTAGTAACATAAAGCAGATATTTTAAAATCTCAAGGGAAAACTGCAAGCTAATTATAAAAAATGTTATTTCTGAAATTTGCACATCGTTAAACAAATCAACGCTCAAAGGTAAGTTATCTTGATCAGGAAATGGAAGAAAATCTAAAGGAAAATGAAGACACtaaagacataagaaactgcagaagctggtatcaggaagaacagtgggtcaggcagcagctgtggaaggaATGGTCGGTCTCTTCAGAATCTTGAAAAGTTCAATTTCTCCGTctctttgttttttaaaaaatttctgTGAAGGTGGTTCATAATTAATTGCACTTTTGCGAAAAAAGATCTGGCAGCTAATGCAATGAAAGAATATTTCACTCTGGACCCACTCTATGTGATTTTGATGGCAGTCGTTATTATATTGTGGAAATATCGTGCAATTTTGTACATTTTCCGATTTAGAGACAAAACCAATTTACAAAAGTAAAGGGCTGGTGGCATCGGCAAGAATGTTTAAGAGACTGAATAACCGTACCTTCTAGTTCAAGAACAGGTTCTCCCCATCAGATAGCAGGTTcacgaaccaccctgcacaaccccaaTCACCATTCTATCTCAGCACCGCATTACTATGATTGTCTGTACTACTGTAGTTACTCTGTGTACTTAAAGTTTTTGCATGATCGAAGTCTGGTTTAGGAGAATAATCAGTAATTTATGTTGTGTCGAATTTCTTTGTGAAGTTGTTGAGATTTCACATCCGgtacaacaagtcaagtcaagccaagtctactttatttgccacatacacatacaagatgtgcagagaaaggaaagtggcaatgcctgcggattgtgctaaaactacaacacAGAAtcgatttgtttttaaaaagacccaacacaaaaaataaatttatacagtaaattagtcgcTGGTGATGTAAGAGTTAACCGCCCTGATgggctgtgggaagaaattccgtctcatcctctctattttcacagcgtgagagcggaggcgtttgcctgaccgtagcagctggaacagtccgtagcAGTCCGAACAGGTGGTTGGGGTCACCCATAATGTTGTTGGCTCTGAatttgcacctcctgatgtataggacctgcaagtgtagttcccatagtgcgttcagctgaacgcactactctccgcagagccttcctgtcctgggcagagttgttcccaaaccagattgagatgttgccggacaagatgcttcctacagccccagagtagaagcactgaaggatcctcagagagactctgaatttcctcatctgtctgaggtggtaaaggcgttgcCTTGCcttaccagtgtggcaatgtgttgtccatgtcagatcctctgtgatgtggacttccaggtatttaaagctgctcaccctatccacagtaatcccatttatctccagtggcgtgcacATCCTCGGAAGTTGAgctcttctaaagtccacaatcagctccttagtttttctgacattcaagaggaggctgctgccctgacaccagagtgccagatcagccacctcctcccgtaggccttctcattgttatcggagatcaggcccaccatcacagtgtcatcagcgaacttgatgatggagttggagctgaacctggccacacagtcatgtgtgtacagggagtacagtagggggctaagcacgcaaccctgggggggggatcctgtgtttagtgtgagggggttagatgtatgtcgccccatcctgaccacttggggcctggcggtgtgaaaatccaggacccaggcacacaggggagtgttaagccccagcttcagcagcttctcagcaatgccaagctggagaacatacaaacaccgtacagatagcactcgtattcgggatcgaacccgggtctccgacgctgcaagcgctgtaaggcagcaactgtaccgctgcgcctccgtgtcGCCCTTAACCTCACGCTGATTGAGGATCAAAAGGTTCTCCATTGATATCACCCAGTGAGCGGGTGTATCTTACACCGTTACTTAACTGACCCCGGCAGCTCTTGAAGACTGTCGGAAAGAGATACAGATGCTGTGTTTTAAACGAAGTCTGTCAGGAGAAGCAGAGTGGACAGTGTGTCCAGTGCCAGTTTGCCCCCGCAGAGTTACATGGTGATTTCAATTGTGTCTAATCGCTACCAGCAGCATTCCTTGCTCACATGTTCCCCGTTTACCTAAAGCAAATACAATATATTTCCAAACAATTATCATCTCCGCGAATGAATCCCCGCTTTTCTCATTCTCGGTCTCCTTCCCAGCCGCCGCACTGACAGTAGCTGAAACTGAAAGAGCCGTGAGCCCGGGCCACGCTCTCATATCTATgaaggagaggggaacccctcgCCATCCTCCCGTTGCAATTACACATGTCGTTGTAGAAATGGATACGTAATCATTTGTTTAGGTAAGTGTGAGTTTACGTAAGTTGTCCATTATGTGAGCCGGTGGTGCATGTTTTCAGAAAGGGACCTGAGCGCTCAGTGGAGGATAGTTCAGATGCGGAAGGGTAAGCAGAACTTATCGATGAAAAGGGATTGCTTTCAAATGTAGATCGGAAAAATGTAAGACCACATATATATGAATGAAAAGGAAATTAGAAGTTTGTCAGGAATTGGGGAGATATGGGCAGGGGCCGTGGTTTTGTATCAGTTGATATTTATTGAGGTTGAAGGCGAGGGGATAGACTCTAAAATTTGAGGTGGTCGAATGAAGTAAGGTGGGAGAGCGTTCGTATGTTATCCGGAACACGAAACGGTGTAGAATAAAAAGTTAAATATCTGCGGTAAAATAGCGTGCTGATGATGTTGGTTGAATGAGAGGAATATCATTGGCATAGAGAAtaatgccaaagacgtacaggtatgtaggttaattggctgggtaaatgtaaaaattgtccctagtgggtgtaggatagtgttaatgtgcggggatcgctgggcggcacggacttggtgggcagaaaaggcctgtttccggctgtatatatatatgatatgatatgatatgatatgataataacagTGAGATCCACTGATATCACTCACTGCATCTTCCAGGCAGTAATCCTTGAACAATTGTTAATGTTCCTCATGTTcgcctgtttgctgggttgcttCTCAACT of Rhinoraja longicauda isolate Sanriku21f chromosome 44, sRhiLon1.1, whole genome shotgun sequence contains these proteins:
- the LOC144612312 gene encoding interferon-induced protein with tetratricopeptide repeats 5-like is translated as MNTMSKTVRDLKEKLDQLQCHFTWGPQKETIDLDDMMYRLQDSIDLNLKYKARSCNQFAFVNSLQGNYEEALENLKEAEKILRENHKDAFERRSIITYGNYAWVHYHMGQLTEAQSYLDKLEMICKPLTDGPRYTAMIPEVYGEKGWSLLRSAAQYYEEAMECFEKALEEDPNNTEWIMGYATALYRMEQIPGTPEKCTRSQCVKHLRRVLELDPDESLAMVMLALKLQEIKQKEEANELVERAVQNSPDVPKVLRNAAKFYRLEQAVEKAIEMLKKALGITPHSSVLHDQIGMCYRVQLLELLKNRLSSDPQYPEFQQKKVLIDHCKHHFGKAFEHRPRTAIKSQLDYADICLRNGENSKAGEVYSKLLELEGIRPDNMQRICFQAGLFQLQKRRADSNAVKLFQKGLKIKNNSKEWKMCYVNLDKWADRTLCRDPHDSKALGVKGLLHQMDGDKSKAIEYFEKALEFDPSNEEYLSALCKLRLSFEEHHEH